The Nitrospira sp. sequence CCTGCGATTCCTGCCCGAAGTCGCGCTGCAGTTCCCGCCCGACCAACAAATTAAACTTCTGGTCGGTCCCGCCCAGCTCCACATCGGACTTGAGCGCGACCGAGTCGTAGCCTTGCACCAGCGGATAGAGAAATTCATGGACGCTGATCGGTTTTTGCTCGTGAAAGCGTTTATGAAAATCGTCTCGCTCCATCATCCGCGCCACGCGATAGTGCCCCGCGAGACGAATTAACTCCCCAGCAGACATCGGTTGCATCCACTCGTTGTTGTATCTAACCTCTGTCTTTTTAGGATCTAGAACCTTAAAAATCTGCCGTTCGTAGGTACCCGCGTTCGTGAGTACCTGATCCTCAGTAAGTGCCTTCCTAGTCTCTGAGACACCTGTCGGATCTCCGATCATCGCAGTAAAGCTGCCAATCAAGAAAATCACCTGATGCCCGAGATCTTGAAAATGCTTCAGCTTGTGGATCAAGACGGTATGGCCCAGATGCAAATCCGGCGCAGTCGGGTCGAATCCCGCCTTCACGCGAAGCGGACGATTCTCTTTCAGCGAATGTGTCAACTTAGCCTCGAGCTCTGTACGCTGGATGACTTCCACCGTCCCTCGCAACATCAGATCAAGCTGCCGACTTAATTCGCTCATATCGGCCCCTTCTTTCCCTCTTCCAGCGTGGCGGACTTCGTAACGGTGACAAATGGCTTCAGTTGCTCCAACTTCTTCTTTCCAATCCCCTTCACCGCACGCAGATCCTCCACCGCATGAAACCGCCCGACGGACTTTCGGTAATCCACCATCCGTTTGGCCAACACCGGGCCGACGCCCGGAAGCTGATCGAAGTCGGCTGCCGTCGCACCATTCAGATCAACCCGTGGAGGCCTACCCGATAGCATGCGCCCCTCACTGACGCTGGCCGGCGAAGTCTTCGAATCAACTGCCGGCACTGTTGTTTCCGCTGCGCTCTCTGAAGAAAACGACGCCGCATGGCTCACCGCAGGCCGCTGCATCGTTTGCGGAACCTGCCAGCCGATCCACAACACAACACCCATCGTCATGGCTAACATACCCAACTTGATGAGGAGTGACTGGAGGATGCTCATGACTTCTTCTTCATCTGGTGAATCGCACAGCCCTCCACATCCTCGACGGCCTCGACGAAACCTTCAGCGAGTGTGGGATGAGCATGGATCATGTGGGAAATTTCTGACACCGTGGTACCGTTTTCCATGGCCAATGCGGCCTCATGAATGAGGTCGGCTGCATGCGCACCAACAATGTGCGCGCCCAGCAATTGTCCGGTCGCCGCATCCGCAATCACCTTGAACAATCCCGTGATATCGCCGGTCGCCTGGGCCTTGCCCAGCGCCGCATAGCGGAAGCGTCCCACCTTGACGGCCTGTTCAGGATCCTGGTCGGCCGCTTGCGCCCGTTCGCGAGCCTGCCGCTCGGTCAGCCCGACCCGACCGACTTCCGGCAAGGTAAAGATACCGGCAGGAATGACTTCGTAGCGAATCGTCGTCGGATGCCCCATGATGTTTTCGACCGCCACTTTCCCCTGCGCGGACGCCACGTGAGCCAACATGGCCTTTCCGACCACATCGCCGATCGCATAGACGCCGGGCACATTCGTCTCCATCCGGTCATCGACGAGAATCTCGCCCCGCTTCCCCAGCGTAACACCGGCCGCCTCCACCCCGATGTCACGCGACTGAAACCCGCGGCCAATCGAGACAAGGAGCATCTCCGCTTCGACCGTAGTGCCGTCTTTCAATTGTGCCGTCACCACCCCGTCACGCACCTGCGCCTCTTGAATCGTCGTCCCTGTCCGAACATCGACGCCGCGCTTCTTGAGCTCGCGCGCCATCAAGACAGAAACCTCTTCATCTTCCAGCGGAAGCACGGCCGATTGCAGCTCGATCATGGTCACCTGCGTGCCCAGGCCGCTGAAAAGCGAGGCGCATTCGCACCCCTCGACCCCGGCGCCGAGAATGATCATCCGCGGCGGAGCCGACTCCAGATCCAGCGCCTGCTTGCTGGTGATAATGGTTTTGCCGTCGACGGGAAATTGCGCCAACTGCGGCCAGGACGATCCCGTGGCAATCAGAATCGCATCCGCCTGCACCTGCTGCTGGGCGCCGTCCTTCGCCGTCACCGCAATCGTGCGGGCATCGACCAACCTGCCGCGTCCGTCGACCACGTCGATCTTCCAGGCATTGAACAGCGTGGCAATCCCTTTGACCAGCGACGCCACCACTTTGTTCTTCCGCGCCACCATGCGGGCGAGATCGTAACGAGGCGGACCGGGCAGCAGAATGCCGAGATCCTCCGCTTTCTTGAGCTTATCGCCGAGTTCGATGACGGAGAGGAGGGCCTTGCTGGGGATACAGCCCCAGTTCAAACACACGCCGCCGAGCGCCTGCTGCTCGATGACTGTAACCCGTGCGCCTAATTGGGCTGCGCGAATCGCCGCCACGTACCCGCCGGGCCCGGCTCCAAGAATCGCGATGTGTTTCGACATGGAAAGCGTTACGGCAGAACGTTAGTGTTTCTGACTGGCGAGAAAGGCCTCGTATTGCGCGGCCGTCATGAGCTGATCCACTTCTCCCGGATTCGAGAGATCGATCACGGCGATCCAGCCCTTGCCATAGGGATCGGAGTTGACGACCTCGGGATGATCCTTCAGATCAGCGTTGATCTTCGAGACCGTGCCGCTGACCGGCACGTAAATGGTCGAGGTCGTTTTTGTGGACTCCACTTCGCCGATCTGCTGCCCGGCTGTCACGGCGGCGCCGGCTTTCGGCAGGTCGAGGAACACGATATCCCCCAGGGCATCCTGGGCGAAGTGACTGATACCCACCGTCGCTTGCTTCCCGTTGAGACGCACCCATTCATGTTCTTTGTGATACCGCAAGTCGCTGGGAATCATAGAGTCTCCATCGTAATCAAGTGAAGAAACGCCAGAGGAAAGACGCCGGATCGTAGTGGTCAACAGCCTGATTTGTCAAGGAAGATTGCCCGTACTCCGAGGCAGCAATAAGAGATTCCCCTCCCCTCGTTCTCGGGAGACTTCCCCAAGTCCTTCGGTCCACTCGACGAGCGGTGTCGGACCCGGAACCGTCACGGGCCGAACCAGCCAGAGTCGATCGGACGAACCCACCTGCTGAGCGAACTGTTCCAAGAATGCTGAACTTTGTGCGTCCTCCACACGAATGGCAAGTTCACTCCCACTCCGTTGGAGCAAGTCGTTGAGATCCTCGCCGTGTTGCTCCAACCCGGCCAACGGCTCACTGACCGTTCTTCCGTGAACCTCAATCAACAGGCGCCCGGCCGGCTTGGCCTCACGAATCATCTTTCTGATACGCGCAGCCACCGTGGCATAGCCTCTGGCCTTCCAGCCCACCCATCGCCAATAGATCGCTTCCCGGTCG is a genomic window containing:
- the tyrS gene encoding tyrosine--tRNA ligase, with product MSELSRQLDLMLRGTVEVIQRTELEAKLTHSLKENRPLRVKAGFDPTAPDLHLGHTVLIHKLKHFQDLGHQVIFLIGSFTAMIGDPTGVSETRKALTEDQVLTNAGTYERQIFKVLDPKKTEVRYNNEWMQPMSAGELIRLAGHYRVARMMERDDFHKRFHEQKPISVHEFLYPLVQGYDSVALKSDVELGGTDQKFNLLVGRELQRDFGQESQVVITMPLLEGTDGIKKMSKSVGNYIALEDKPEDMFGKVMSISDTLMLRYYELLTTEDLDRVKALHPMEAKQSLAELIVARYHGEEAGKQARGAFQHKFSEREFPDEPDVRLVLTDLDLKDGQSIGLVDLVAKTGLVTSKSEARRLVIQGGVEFDQKKQSDANAVVVLDAGRRYQMKIGRRKFALVEWAK
- a CDS encoding helix-hairpin-helix domain-containing protein, yielding MSILQSLLIKLGMLAMTMGVVLWIGWQVPQTMQRPAVSHAASFSSESAAETTVPAVDSKTSPASVSEGRMLSGRPPRVDLNGATAADFDQLPGVGPVLAKRMVDYRKSVGRFHAVEDLRAVKGIGKKKLEQLKPFVTVTKSATLEEGKKGPI
- the lpdA gene encoding dihydrolipoyl dehydrogenase — protein: MSKHIAILGAGPGGYVAAIRAAQLGARVTVIEQQALGGVCLNWGCIPSKALLSVIELGDKLKKAEDLGILLPGPPRYDLARMVARKNKVVASLVKGIATLFNAWKIDVVDGRGRLVDARTIAVTAKDGAQQQVQADAILIATGSSWPQLAQFPVDGKTIITSKQALDLESAPPRMIILGAGVEGCECASLFSGLGTQVTMIELQSAVLPLEDEEVSVLMARELKKRGVDVRTGTTIQEAQVRDGVVTAQLKDGTTVEAEMLLVSIGRGFQSRDIGVEAAGVTLGKRGEILVDDRMETNVPGVYAIGDVVGKAMLAHVASAQGKVAVENIMGHPTTIRYEVIPAGIFTLPEVGRVGLTERQARERAQAADQDPEQAVKVGRFRYAALGKAQATGDITGLFKVIADAATGQLLGAHIVGAHAADLIHEAALAMENGTTVSEISHMIHAHPTLAEGFVEAVEDVEGCAIHQMKKKS
- the gcvH gene encoding glycine cleavage system protein GcvH, coding for MIPSDLRYHKEHEWVRLNGKQATVGISHFAQDALGDIVFLDLPKAGAAVTAGQQIGEVESTKTTSTIYVPVSGTVSKINADLKDHPEVVNSDPYGKGWIAVIDLSNPGEVDQLMTAAQYEAFLASQKH